Below is a genomic region from Streptomyces ferrugineus.
CGCCCGGGGCGAGGTCACGACGGGCGACCGCCGAGGCCCCCACCACCGCGCCACGGCCGACGGTGACCCCGCGCAGCACGACGGCCCGCGCCGCGACCCAGGCTCCGGGCAGCAGGTGGATGGGCCCGTTGTCGAACTCGAAGGTGGGAGTACGGCGCTGATGGCTCCCGGTACACAGCAGCGCGTCCTGGGACACGCAGACGTCGCTGCCGATGCTGATCCGCTCGAGGTTCAGCAGCCAGGCGCCCTCGCCGATCCACACGTCGTCGCCGACCTCCAGCCGCCACGGCCAGTGCACGCGCACCCGGTGACGGATCAGGACCCGCTGCCCGATCCGCGCGCCGAAGGCCCGCAGCACGGCGGGCCGCCAGCGGGCCGGAAACCACCACTTGACGAAGACGAGGTTGAGAACGGCGAACCAGGCGGCCTGGACGAGCAGGGGGCGTCCCTTGTCGTAACCGGCTCCGGTGAAGCCTCGCAAGGAGCGTTCCACGGCGGTCGGCGCGGCGGTGTCTGCCACGGGTCGGGCCTTCCTTGTCACGGGCGCGAATCGGGGTCAGGAAAGCTCTCGGAACCACTTGGCGAAGAACGCGGGCACGAGCATCAAGTGGGCCGCGAGCAGGGCGACATACAGCGCGAAGAACAGCCTCTGATTCCCCAGGAACAGGAAGATCAGGCACAGCAGGCCGAAATCCACGGGCAGCAGCGCCATGCCGCGAGCCGTGGAGGGCGGGCGCGTCGGG
It encodes:
- a CDS encoding LbetaH domain-containing protein, whose protein sequence is MADTAAPTAVERSLRGFTGAGYDKGRPLLVQAAWFAVLNLVFVKWWFPARWRPAVLRAFGARIGQRVLIRHRVRVHWPWRLEVGDDVWIGEGAWLLNLERISIGSDVCVSQDALLCTGSHQRRTPTFEFDNGPIHLLPGAWVAARAVVLRGVTVGRGAVVGASAVARRDLAPGEVVTARGAR